The Streptomyces sp. NBC_01689 genome includes a window with the following:
- a CDS encoding FAD-dependent oxidoreductase, with protein MTIAIVGAGLGGLALARVLHVHGMDSVVYERESSRDARGQGGMLDIHSGQRALREAGLIDRFHAIARGEGQDMRLLEPDGTLLLQEDTPDDAPLDRPEVDRADLRDLFLDSLPEGVVRWGHAYLSAADGLLRFADGGSAPYDLLVGADGAQSRVRALLTDARPTHIGQNIVEVGIPDIDRTHPDLAAMVGRGNYWVLGDGLSLAAQRNGDGRVRIGLSFYHTDEDWFATCGIPFHDPAAARARLIDLLPGWDSRFTSLIAACDDQVVPRAITSLPVGLTWPSTPGVTLLGDAAHLMPPVGQGANMALLDGALLGLALAAHPDHMPAAVEEYEREMFARSGAAARMSADLHELLTSPDAARKMLAFFQPG; from the coding sequence ATGACCATCGCCATCGTCGGAGCCGGCCTCGGCGGCCTGGCTCTCGCCCGGGTGCTGCACGTGCACGGGATGGATTCCGTGGTGTACGAGCGGGAGTCGTCACGCGACGCGCGCGGCCAGGGCGGCATGCTCGACATCCACTCCGGCCAGCGGGCGCTGCGCGAGGCCGGACTGATCGACCGGTTCCACGCGATAGCCCGTGGTGAGGGCCAGGACATGCGCCTCCTGGAGCCGGACGGCACCTTGTTGCTCCAGGAGGACACACCCGACGACGCCCCGCTCGACCGGCCCGAGGTCGACCGCGCCGATCTCCGCGATCTGTTCCTGGACTCCCTCCCCGAGGGAGTGGTGCGCTGGGGGCACGCGTACCTGTCCGCGGCGGACGGCCTGCTGCGCTTCGCGGACGGCGGCAGCGCGCCGTACGACCTGCTGGTCGGCGCGGACGGCGCGCAGTCCCGGGTCCGCGCGCTGCTCACCGACGCCCGTCCGACCCACATCGGCCAGAACATCGTCGAGGTCGGGATCCCCGACATCGACCGCACGCACCCCGACCTCGCGGCGATGGTCGGGCGCGGCAACTACTGGGTGCTCGGCGACGGACTGTCCCTGGCGGCACAGCGCAACGGCGACGGGCGCGTCCGTATCGGCCTCAGCTTCTACCACACCGACGAGGACTGGTTCGCCACCTGCGGGATCCCGTTCCACGACCCGGCCGCCGCCCGGGCGCGGCTGATCGACCTCCTCCCCGGCTGGGACTCCCGCTTCACCTCGCTGATCGCCGCCTGCGACGATCAGGTCGTGCCGCGGGCGATCACCTCCCTCCCGGTCGGGCTGACCTGGCCGTCGACTCCGGGCGTCACGTTGCTCGGCGATGCCGCGCACCTGATGCCACCGGTGGGGCAGGGCGCCAACATGGCGCTGCTCGACGGCGCCCTGCTCGGTCTCGCGCTGGCCGCGCACCCGGACCACATGCCCGCCGCCGTCGAGGAGTACGAACGCGAGATGTTCGCACGGTCCGGTGCGGCCGCCCGGATGTCCGCGGACCTGCATGAGCTGCTGACCTCACCGGACGCCGCCCGGAAAATGCTCGCCTTCTTCCAGCCCGGCTGA
- a CDS encoding PIG-L family deacetylase, which translates to MADRPLTLMAVHAHPDDEATGTGGVLARYAAEGVRTVLVTCTDGGCGDGPGGVKPGGPGHDPAAVALMRRQELEASCEVLKISDLEMLDYADSGMMGWPSNDAPGSFWRTPVAEGAARLAELIRHYRPDVVVTYDENGFYGHPDHIQAHRITMAAIEMTDLTPKVYWTAMPRATMARFGEVMREFGAEMPEPDSAEAAAIAEIGLPDDEITTWVDTTAFSGQKFDALAAHASQGENIFFLKMGKERFGDLMGMETFVRVRDTTGAAVPENDLFAGLR; encoded by the coding sequence ATGGCTGACCGGCCCTTGACACTCATGGCAGTGCACGCCCACCCCGACGACGAGGCCACGGGAACCGGAGGGGTCCTCGCGCGGTACGCGGCGGAAGGCGTCCGTACGGTCCTGGTGACCTGTACCGACGGCGGCTGCGGTGACGGACCGGGGGGCGTCAAGCCGGGCGGACCCGGGCACGATCCGGCGGCCGTCGCCCTGATGCGCCGTCAGGAACTGGAGGCGAGCTGCGAGGTCCTGAAGATCAGCGATCTGGAGATGCTGGACTACGCCGACTCCGGAATGATGGGCTGGCCGAGCAACGATGCACCCGGCTCCTTCTGGCGGACCCCCGTGGCCGAGGGCGCCGCCCGGCTCGCGGAACTCATCCGGCACTACCGCCCCGACGTGGTGGTCACCTACGACGAGAACGGCTTCTACGGCCACCCCGACCACATCCAGGCCCACCGCATCACCATGGCGGCGATCGAGATGACGGACCTGACACCGAAGGTCTACTGGACGGCGATGCCCCGCGCGACGATGGCGCGGTTCGGTGAGGTCATGCGCGAGTTCGGTGCGGAGATGCCGGAGCCGGATTCCGCCGAGGCCGCCGCGATCGCCGAGATCGGTCTGCCCGACGACGAGATCACCACCTGGGTGGACACCACCGCGTTCAGCGGCCAGAAGTTCGACGCCCTGGCCGCGCACGCCAGCCAGGGCGAGAACATCTTCTTCCTCAAGATGGGCAAGGAGAGGTTCGGCGACCTGATGGGCATGGAGACCTTCGTCCGGGTCAGGGACACCACCGGAGCCGCCGTGCCGGAGAACGACCTCTTCGCCGGACTGCGCTGA
- a CDS encoding TetR/AcrR family transcriptional regulator, which yields MLVWERPEPPDRPVPAPLSRDRIVRAAIRLADADGLEAVSLRKVATALDVRPMRLYGYIAGKEELLDLMVDAVHAEIRPAGDGRREVLRSLAESTRRAAHAHEWLADLLGGRPQLGPQALATGDAVVAVLDGADLDDIMPVVAAVNAYAIGAVRREIAERRAERATGMDERRWQVALGPYLERTFATGRFPALARVVRDAAHLDADRTFRLGLDCLLDGIEARIAR from the coding sequence ATGTTGGTGTGGGAGAGGCCGGAGCCGCCGGATCGGCCCGTACCGGCCCCGTTGAGCCGGGACCGGATCGTGCGAGCGGCGATCCGGCTGGCGGACGCGGACGGCCTGGAGGCGGTGTCGCTGCGCAAGGTCGCCACCGCGCTGGACGTCCGGCCGATGCGGCTGTACGGCTACATCGCAGGCAAGGAGGAGTTGCTCGACCTCATGGTCGACGCCGTCCACGCCGAGATCCGGCCGGCCGGCGACGGCCGGCGGGAGGTGCTCCGGTCCCTCGCGGAGTCCACTCGGCGTGCCGCGCACGCGCACGAATGGCTGGCCGATCTCCTGGGCGGCCGTCCCCAGCTCGGGCCGCAGGCGCTGGCCACCGGGGACGCGGTGGTCGCCGTGCTGGACGGAGCGGACCTGGACGACATCATGCCGGTGGTCGCCGCGGTCAACGCCTACGCGATCGGAGCGGTGCGCCGGGAGATCGCCGAGCGGCGAGCCGAGCGGGCCACCGGAATGGACGAGAGACGGTGGCAGGTCGCGCTCGGGCCCTATCTGGAGCGCACCTTCGCCACCGGCCGTTTCCCCGCGCTGGCCAGGGTGGTGCGCGACGCCGCCCATCTGGACGCCGACCGCACGTTCCGGCTCGGTCTCGACTGCCTGCTCGACGGCATCGAGGCACGCATCGCGCGGTGA
- a CDS encoding SDR family oxidoreductase, giving the protein MTTHSDQDRPARDRDRTGDRPLALITGVGRTAGIGAGIAGRLAASGWDIAFTYWTPYDDRMSWGSEPGAADVISRTLIGHGAAVTAVEADLADPDTPARVFDEVEERSGRVTALVMSHCESVDSGLLDTTVESFDRHFAVNARATWLLIREFGRRFSAERGTGRIVGLTSDHTVGNLPYGASKGALDRIVLAAAQEFAHLGVTSNVINPGPVDTGWMSAEDREHCLRGTPAGRLGTPRDTGRLVDFLCSGDGEWINGQLLMSNGGFA; this is encoded by the coding sequence GTGACGACACACAGCGATCAGGACCGGCCGGCGCGGGACCGGGACCGTACGGGCGACCGTCCGCTCGCCCTGATCACCGGGGTGGGCCGCACGGCCGGGATCGGCGCGGGCATCGCCGGTCGGCTGGCCGCGTCGGGCTGGGACATCGCCTTCACCTACTGGACCCCCTACGACGACCGGATGAGCTGGGGCAGCGAGCCCGGCGCGGCCGACGTGATCAGCCGTACCCTCATCGGGCACGGCGCGGCCGTCACCGCGGTCGAGGCGGATCTCGCCGACCCGGACACCCCGGCACGCGTCTTCGACGAGGTCGAGGAACGATCGGGCCGTGTCACCGCGCTGGTGATGAGCCACTGCGAGTCCGTCGACTCCGGGCTGCTGGACACCACCGTGGAGAGTTTCGACCGGCACTTCGCCGTCAACGCGCGCGCCACCTGGCTGCTCATCCGCGAGTTCGGACGCCGCTTCTCCGCGGAACGGGGAACCGGCCGGATCGTCGGCCTCACCAGTGATCACACGGTCGGCAACCTGCCCTACGGGGCGAGCAAGGGCGCCCTGGACCGCATCGTCCTGGCCGCCGCCCAGGAGTTCGCCCACCTCGGCGTGACCTCCAACGTGATCAATCCCGGACCGGTCGACACCGGGTGGATGTCCGCGGAGGACCGCGAGCACTGCCTGCGCGGCACCCCGGCCGGCCGGCTGGGCACTCCGCGGGACACCGGCCGCCTCGTGGACTTCCTGTGCTCAGGGGACGGCGAGTGGATCAACGGTCAGCTGCTGATGAGCAACGGCGGCTTCGCGTGA